AAATTGCCATGTTGGTTGCGTTGTATCGACCTTACCCACTAAATTTTTCTGGAAAAAACTGTCCATTAAACCGGTTTCGGGAGCAAACATCCGGGCCATGTCATCAGGCTTGATATCCTGCCGTGCGTTAGGCATCAGCGGATAGCGATGAGCAATGGCCTGGTTGCAAAAGCCACCAATTTCTGCATTGAGGTGCTTACCGACATTTTTCATGTCACTGAGCTGAGTATCGTGACTTGCGCCAACCGCGAGTGAGGAAACCATGCTCTGAAACGGCATGGGCAGCCGTTCCGATGTGGTTTGTAACTGCGTAATAATCTTACCGTCAGGCAAGGGCATCCCCGTATTGGTTGCATTTTGCACTGAGATTAAATACAGATATAACTCACCAATTTCTTTTAAAGTTTTATCAAAAGGAATAATGGAACTGTTTTTATTGGTTCTTTTTGCCAATTCAAGAATGGGGGCAAAATGTTTTTCTATTTCTTGTTCGGGTTGCTGTTCCGGTAAAGATTGAGTGTTATAGGACAACATTTGTTTCGGGATCTGTCTGGGCACTAATTTCGAGGTTAATTTATTCGACTGATTCTTCACAAGATTGCTTTTCACAATATTATTGAGTTGCTTGATATTTGGGTTATTTTCATTCAGCGTGACATTCTTGCTGATATTAATTAAAAGATTGCGCATCGGGGAATCGGAAGAAGACAATAAACGTGCTGTACTGGCCCGTTGCTCTAAACTATCGATATTTCTTAAACGAATATCCGCTAAAAATTGATTCCACTGATAGATGTAGTCATTAATATAAAATTGCTTAACGGAATATTTGATCTCCTTATCGGTCTGCTTTTTTGCATAAGTACCGTTTGCATAAGTACCGAGCACCCAGTTATCTTGTGAATACAACGTGGTGAGAAAAGTATTGAGGTTTTTTCCAATTCCTGTCTGATAACCCGCCGGTGTGAACATGCCCGCTATCCCCTCTGTAATAGGCGCGTCACTGATACGTGAGAAAGCCAATTCAGCTTGAGGGCCGGCAAGGGTGTCCAGATTGACGGGAGATAAATTGGGATCATTCATTAACTTTTCTTTTAAATAGTTATAAGCGCGTTGTGCCGGTGGCAGGCTGCTGATTAATGCCTGTTTTTTTTCGACCAGAGCGTCATCAAAAATAAAGGGGGAAGCCACAACGTGGTGATCTAACAATTGGCCGATATGTTCCCCAATTTGTTGCAACTGCTGTTGAGTGGTATCTGCATTTAAGTGGGTTTTTAAATACTGCATGATCCAGTTATGCAGAAATTTACCCTCATAATGTTTAGGCTGATATAACATTTGATAAGCCTTGAGCGTATTGTAACTTTTCTCTGCGTCCTCACTATTATCATCATGCATCTGGTGGGTGATGATGATGGCTATTTGCGGCAGTAATAAAGTTTGCAGTGCTTTTCTGTACAGAGATTGGCTGGCATCACTGATTTTTTCACCGCTATACAGCCCCATCCGATAGGATAAAGGGGGATTTTCTAAAGAGAAATGCGAGCTTTTATCTAAATAGGCCAAATTGTTTAAAATGGGTAATAAGGCGTAAACATCATGGGACTCTTTTTTTAATTGTTCACCTTGTTTCACAATCGCCGGAATTTTGGCTTGGACTTCCAGTAAATAATTTTTGTTATTGCTATAGCTGGTCAAAAGTAAATTCGCCAACAATGCCAGTATGGCAACCGAAATAATATATCCCAATCCACCCAAAATGCGCTTGCGGTATACCCACCAGCGGTTATAACCGGCAATGCCTGCTTCCTGAAAGATATTGTCCAGTAAATTTTTCAAAAAATAAGTTTGCCGGGTTGGGACAGGGGGAATCATTCCTTTACCATTTCC
This genomic interval from Xenorhabdus doucetiae contains the following:
- the tssM gene encoding type VI secretion system membrane subunit TssM, which encodes MLNALFSLMTSRLTWSFLGITAFSFVIWFFGPIISVGNSVPFASMTTRIIIIIILFVIWLLTQLIPRFYQSWINQKLTKQLNITKDENQENQQNEHSITLAERFSDAAKLLKRAYFSGLYNKNKPSWINFFNRQYIYQLPWYLVIGAPHSGKTTALANSGLHFPLSDYFGQSALYSMQGRDSCNWWFTHRAVLLDTTGRYTTQDSVHQQDADEWKNLIWLLKKYRIRQPLNGVIITINVEDLLNPSTEKRDQQAYMLRRRLSELHEQLKIRLPIYVMVTKTDLLKGFSAYFAHFDKNAREQIWGFNFPWDSVPQGKWNKNNEFNLNGIFEQRYSQLQLRLEAELPSILLNGHNPRQCAESYLFPQEIASLRPLIAQYLDIVFARSGFEIPYYPRGLYFTSGTQEGTPFDHVMEKFNHTFQLPTDNNSHAMSWGNGKGMIPPVPTRQTYFLKNLLDNIFQEAGIAGYNRWWVYRKRILGGLGYIISVAILALLANLLLTSYSNNKNYLLEVQAKIPAIVKQGEQLKKESHDVYALLPILNNLAYLDKSSHFSLENPPLSYRMGLYSGEKISDASQSLYRKALQTLLLPQIAIIITHQMHDDNSEDAEKSYNTLKAYQMLYQPKHYEGKFLHNWIMQYLKTHLNADTTQQQLQQIGEHIGQLLDHHVVASPFIFDDALVEKKQALISSLPPAQRAYNYLKEKLMNDPNLSPVNLDTLAGPQAELAFSRISDAPITEGIAGMFTPAGYQTGIGKNLNTFLTTLYSQDNWVLGTYANGTYAKKQTDKEIKYSVKQFYINDYIYQWNQFLADIRLRNIDSLEQRASTARLLSSSDSPMRNLLINISKNVTLNENNPNIKQLNNIVKSNLVKNQSNKLTSKLVPRQIPKQMLSYNTQSLPEQQPEQEIEKHFAPILELAKRTNKNSSIIPFDKTLKEIGELYLYLISVQNATNTGMPLPDGKIITQLQTTSERLPMPFQSMVSSLAVGASHDTQLSDMKNVGKHLNAEIGGFCNQAIAHRYPLMPNARQDIKPDDMARMFAPETGLMDSFFQKNLVGKVDTTQPTWQFMPGVNGKSLPGGKALLKPFQQAQIIRDTLFTAGTPTPLFRVMVRPVSMDNDILSMILDVDGQKVEYSHGPQLSQLVSWPGPAKTNLVRIQLNLSNGTTANLSTSGFWALNRLLDHAKRIWRGKTGNPTYADDMSLRAGFNISGHTVLLEFTPNSVFSPFNFPAFSCPSPELFQAA